Proteins co-encoded in one Zalophus californianus isolate mZalCal1 chromosome 9, mZalCal1.pri.v2, whole genome shotgun sequence genomic window:
- the LOC113922790 gene encoding NADH dehydrogenase [ubiquinone] 1 alpha subcomplex subunit 3-like: protein MAGRLATSLKDAWAKEQVPVISFTIGGLALILPTLSPFTKYATMINQATPYNYPVPRRNDGNMPDVPSHPQDPQGPSLEWLKNL, encoded by the coding sequence ATGGCCGGGAGACTTGCCACCTCCCTCAAGGATGCCTGGGCCAAGGAGCAGGTGCCGGTCATATCCTTCACCATCGGGGGCCTCGCTCTAATTCTGCCCACCCTCAGCCCCTTCACCAAATATGCCACCATGATCAACCAGGCCACGCCCTACAACTATCCAGTGCCCCGCCGAAATGATGGGAACATGCCCGATGTGCCCAGccacccccaggacccccagggccCAAGCTTGGAGTGGCTGAAGAACTTGTGA